The proteins below come from a single Chryseobacterium capnotolerans genomic window:
- a CDS encoding bifunctional 5,10-methylenetetrahydrofolate dehydrogenase/5,10-methenyltetrahydrofolate cyclohydrolase, which translates to MAEILDGLKVSKEIKAEIKVEVEKILASKRRAPHLVAILVGNNGASKAYVNAKVKDCEEVGFQSSLIKFPSTVSESELLEKIDELNKSKAVDGFIVQLPLPDQVDQEKIINAIDPRKDVDGFHPENFGKMALEMDTFLPATPFGILTLLERYNIETKGKDCVIIGRSKIVGRPMSILMGRKDFPGNSTVTLTHSYTKDIEEYTKKADIVITALGDPHFLKGEMIKEGAVIVDVGITRVDDDSPKGYYLAGDVDFDSCAAKASWITPVPGGVGPMTRAMLMKNTIIAYKTSVYND; encoded by the coding sequence ATGGCAGAAATTCTAGACGGACTTAAAGTATCCAAGGAAATCAAAGCAGAGATCAAAGTTGAAGTGGAAAAAATCCTTGCAAGCAAAAGAAGAGCACCTCATTTGGTAGCAATTCTTGTAGGAAACAACGGAGCAAGTAAGGCGTATGTAAATGCTAAAGTAAAAGACTGCGAAGAGGTAGGATTTCAATCCAGCTTAATCAAATTCCCTAGCACCGTTTCGGAATCCGAATTATTGGAAAAAATTGATGAACTGAATAAGTCTAAAGCAGTGGATGGATTTATTGTTCAGCTTCCTTTACCAGATCAGGTTGACCAGGAAAAAATTATCAATGCTATTGACCCTAGAAAAGATGTGGACGGATTCCATCCTGAAAACTTCGGGAAAATGGCTCTTGAAATGGATACTTTCTTACCAGCGACTCCTTTCGGGATTTTAACATTATTGGAAAGATATAATATTGAAACCAAAGGAAAAGACTGTGTAATTATCGGAAGAAGTAAAATTGTAGGAAGACCAATGAGTATCTTAATGGGAAGAAAAGATTTCCCAGGAAATTCAACCGTTACCCTTACACACTCGTACACAAAAGACATTGAAGAATATACAAAAAAGGCAGACATCGTTATTACAGCTTTGGGAGATCCTCATTTCTTAAAAGGAGAAATGATTAAAGAGGGTGCTGTTATCGTTGATGTGGGTATCACCAGAGTAGACGATGATTCTCCAAAAGGATATTACCTTGCCGGTGATGTAGATTTTGATAGCTGCGCAGCAAAAGCCAGCTGGATTACACCGGTTCCTGGAGGAGTAGGCCCAATGACAAGAGCGATGTTGATGAAAAACACCATCATTGCTTATAAAACTTCGGTCTATAACGACTAA
- a CDS encoding class I SAM-dependent methyltransferase: protein MSALRSYYYKLPPGFRLLGRKLYYFPIDLYEGITGKRAKNEPKKGDIYVGSSDFIPHGIRQMDVLKKHIALKNTDHVLDIGCGIGRTAIALSGFIDQGTYDGFDAVEKGIRWCDKHIHKKYPNFNFKFTPIYNDLYNTFSQKAENFTFPYKDAQFDKAFLFSVFTHMQIPEIKQYLNEISRVLKMAGNVWQHSFCMMNLKKKAAVCTSLINMKDTDLWMIK from the coding sequence ATGTCTGCATTACGATCATATTATTATAAACTGCCTCCCGGCTTTAGACTTTTAGGAAGAAAACTCTATTATTTTCCTATAGACCTTTATGAAGGAATTACAGGAAAAAGAGCTAAAAACGAACCTAAAAAAGGAGACATTTATGTGGGGAGCAGCGATTTTATTCCCCATGGAATCCGTCAGATGGATGTCCTTAAAAAACATATCGCACTCAAAAATACAGACCATGTTCTGGATATAGGCTGTGGAATCGGAAGAACCGCTATTGCTCTCTCCGGATTTATAGACCAAGGGACTTATGACGGTTTTGATGCTGTAGAAAAAGGAATCAGATGGTGCGACAAACACATCCATAAAAAATATCCGAATTTCAACTTTAAGTTTACACCGATTTATAATGATCTGTATAATACTTTCAGCCAGAAAGCGGAAAATTTCACATTTCCTTATAAGGATGCTCAATTTGACAAGGCATTTCTGTTTTCCGTATTCACTCATATGCAGATCCCTGAGATCAAGCAATACCTGAATGAGATCAGCAGGGTTTTAAAAATGGCGGGCAATGTCTGGCAACATTCTTTCTGTATGATGAATCTAAAAAAGAAGGCGGCAGTATGCACTTCCCTCATCAATATGAAGGATACCGACTTATGGATGATAAAGTAA
- the pgi gene encoding glucose-6-phosphate isomerase — MLSKINPIQTNSWKALDEHFASNDLELRSLFQYNPNRFEEFSLQKDNYLFDYSKNLIDSKTKELLLQLAEECQLKDAISKMFSGDKINETEGRAVLHTALRDFSDREILVDGENIKPQIKRVLNHMKAFSEKIISGEHKGFSGKEITDVVNIGIGGSDLGPVMVCSALKHFKTRLDVHFVSNVDGNHIAEVLKNLNPETTLFIIASKTFTTQETMTNANSAKDWFLKAGKQEDVAKHFVALSTNIEAVKQFGIAEENIFEFWDWVGGRYSLWSAIGLSIVLAVGYENFEQLLKGAFDTDQHFQTEDFSENVPVLMGLLGIWYRNFYAATTYAILPYSQYLDRFAAYLQQGDMESNGKCVDRNGEFVEYETGPIIWGEPGTNGQHAFYQLIHQGTELIPADFIAYAKSSNKVSDHQDKLLANFFAQTEALAFGKTEEEVEEELRNAGKSDEEIDQVLNYKVFHGNTPTNSILFKELSPFSLGQLIALYEHKIFVQGVIWNIFSFDQFGVELGKVLANKILPELESNETITSHDSSTNGLINYYKGNK, encoded by the coding sequence ATGCTATCAAAAATAAACCCTATACAAACCAACAGCTGGAAAGCCCTTGATGAACATTTTGCATCCAATGATCTTGAACTAAGAAGCCTTTTCCAGTACAACCCGAACCGTTTTGAAGAATTTTCTCTGCAAAAGGATAACTATCTTTTCGATTATTCTAAAAACCTGATTGATTCAAAAACTAAAGAACTGTTATTACAGTTGGCAGAAGAATGCCAATTAAAAGATGCTATTTCTAAAATGTTCTCTGGTGACAAAATCAATGAAACAGAAGGAAGAGCTGTATTGCATACTGCTTTGAGAGATTTTTCTGACCGTGAAATTCTTGTAGACGGTGAAAATATTAAGCCGCAGATCAAAAGAGTATTGAACCACATGAAAGCTTTTTCTGAAAAAATAATTTCAGGAGAACATAAAGGTTTCAGCGGAAAAGAAATTACGGATGTAGTCAATATCGGAATTGGAGGGTCAGATCTTGGACCTGTGATGGTTTGTTCAGCTTTAAAGCATTTTAAAACAAGACTAGATGTTCACTTTGTTTCTAATGTGGACGGAAATCATATTGCAGAGGTTCTTAAAAACCTAAATCCTGAAACCACCCTATTCATTATTGCTTCTAAAACGTTTACCACTCAGGAAACGATGACGAATGCCAATTCAGCAAAAGACTGGTTCCTAAAAGCAGGAAAACAGGAAGATGTAGCTAAGCACTTTGTAGCTTTATCTACCAATATTGAAGCGGTTAAACAATTCGGAATCGCAGAAGAAAACATTTTCGAATTCTGGGATTGGGTAGGCGGAAGATATTCACTTTGGAGTGCCATCGGATTAAGCATTGTATTGGCTGTAGGTTATGAAAACTTTGAACAGCTTTTAAAAGGAGCTTTTGATACAGACCAGCACTTCCAGACTGAAGATTTCTCCGAAAACGTTCCTGTATTAATGGGACTTTTAGGAATCTGGTATCGTAATTTCTACGCAGCAACTACCTATGCAATCCTTCCTTATTCACAATATCTGGACAGATTTGCAGCTTATCTTCAGCAAGGAGATATGGAAAGTAACGGAAAATGTGTAGACAGAAATGGCGAATTTGTAGAATATGAAACAGGACCAATCATTTGGGGAGAACCTGGAACGAATGGTCAACATGCATTTTACCAATTGATTCACCAAGGTACAGAATTGATTCCAGCAGACTTTATTGCCTATGCTAAAAGCTCTAATAAAGTTTCTGACCATCAGGATAAATTATTAGCCAACTTCTTCGCTCAAACAGAAGCCCTTGCTTTCGGAAAAACAGAAGAAGAGGTGGAAGAAGAACTTAGAAATGCAGGAAAATCAGATGAGGAAATAGATCAGGTATTAAACTACAAGGTTTTCCATGGAAACACCCCTACTAACTCTATATTATTCAAAGAATTATCTCCTTTTTCATTAGGACAGTTAATTGCCCTGTATGAACATAAAATCTTCGTTCAGGGGGTTATCTGGAATATTTTCAGCTTCGATCAGTTTGGAGTAGAACTAGGTAAAGTACTTGCTAACAAAATCTTACCTGAGCTTGAAAGCAATGAGACGATCACCTCACATGACAGCTCTACCAATGGATTGATTAATTATTATAAAGGAAATAAATAG
- a CDS encoding RNA polymerase sigma factor produces MSTPTETAFLKLVNQHKGILYKASRIYADSIEDREDLQQEILIQLWKSYQNFKGNSEFSTWMYRVAINTAITYLKKEKQRAKNHTDSPHHFEVQQEDYNPTKDKQLEIFYHAVQELNALEKAVIFYFMEGMSHKEIGNNLGLSEGNARVKLNRTKEKIQQIIKKSGYEF; encoded by the coding sequence GTGAGTACGCCCACTGAAACAGCCTTTTTAAAGCTCGTCAATCAGCACAAAGGCATTTTATATAAAGCCTCCCGGATTTATGCCGATTCTATAGAAGACCGGGAAGATCTTCAGCAGGAAATTCTGATCCAGCTGTGGAAGTCCTATCAAAACTTCAAAGGAAACAGCGAGTTTTCTACATGGATGTATCGTGTTGCCATCAATACTGCCATTACTTATTTAAAGAAGGAAAAGCAGAGAGCAAAAAACCATACGGACTCTCCTCATCATTTTGAAGTACAGCAAGAAGATTACAATCCTACAAAAGATAAACAGCTGGAAATTTTTTACCATGCCGTTCAGGAATTGAATGCTCTGGAGAAAGCCGTTATCTTTTATTTCATGGAGGGAATGTCACATAAAGAAATTGGAAACAACCTCGGGCTCAGCGAAGGCAATGCCCGTGTAAAACTCAACAGAACCAAAGAAAAAATACAGCAAATCATAAAAAAATCAGGTTATGAATTTTGA
- a CDS encoding TraB/GumN family protein gives MKNLIKLGFAALLSMNFMTASAQSKSTTNENGLLWEVTGNGLSKPSYVTGTFHILCSKDFEIKPKVLKALDKSENFVMEINFTDPNEMAALQKMHQNDKKISDQLSPNEAKELDKILSDYGTSLEKINNSSPQALYALLSMKAIPCPQTEMKMYEIELLKNAVKEKKNIKGLEKVNDQMKAINDAYDLKATIAQLKLGKEYETLFKKMIAAFKNEDAQSLYTLFKDERFMNAQQEKAMLTDRNKNWVKIMPEMMKAGSSFFAVGGSHLMGENGIIPLLQSKGYTVKPVSNL, from the coding sequence ATGAAAAATTTAATAAAACTTGGGTTTGCAGCATTATTATCAATGAATTTTATGACTGCTTCCGCACAGAGCAAGAGCACAACAAATGAAAACGGGCTGCTTTGGGAGGTAACAGGAAACGGACTCTCGAAACCATCTTATGTTACAGGAACTTTTCATATCTTATGCAGTAAAGATTTTGAAATAAAACCTAAGGTACTCAAAGCACTTGACAAATCAGAAAATTTTGTAATGGAAATCAATTTTACTGATCCCAACGAAATGGCTGCGTTACAAAAGATGCATCAGAATGATAAGAAAATATCTGACCAACTTTCACCCAATGAGGCCAAAGAATTGGATAAAATTCTTTCAGATTATGGAACGAGTCTGGAAAAAATAAATAACTCCAGTCCTCAGGCTCTTTACGCTCTCCTCAGTATGAAAGCCATTCCATGTCCTCAAACTGAAATGAAGATGTATGAAATCGAATTGCTTAAGAATGCTGTTAAAGAAAAAAAGAATATCAAAGGGCTGGAGAAAGTAAACGATCAGATGAAAGCTATCAATGATGCTTACGATTTGAAAGCTACTATTGCTCAGCTGAAACTGGGTAAAGAGTATGAAACATTATTTAAAAAGATGATAGCAGCCTTTAAAAATGAAGATGCTCAGTCATTATACACACTTTTTAAAGATGAAAGATTTATGAATGCTCAGCAGGAAAAAGCCATGCTTACTGACAGAAACAAAAATTGGGTAAAGATAATGCCGGAAATGATGAAGGCAGGAAGCTCATTTTTTGCTGTGGGCGGCTCTCATTTAATGGGAGAAAACGGAATTATTCCTCTTTTACAGTCAAAAGGATACACCGTAAAACCTGTATCCAACTTATAA